One Patescibacteria group bacterium DNA segment encodes these proteins:
- the rplT gene encoding 50S ribosomal protein L20, whose product MTRVKRGVGALKRRRSVLKQTKGFRWQRSKKERAAKEALLHAYTHSFQDRRKKKRVMRKGWNVKISAAAKLSGTSYSKLMGALIKADIKIDRKILSTLAEHHPKAFEKILAEAK is encoded by the coding sequence ATGACACGCGTAAAACGAGGCGTTGGCGCTCTCAAGCGACGCCGATCCGTCCTCAAACAAACCAAAGGATTCCGCTGGCAGCGGAGTAAAAAAGAGCGCGCCGCCAAAGAGGCGCTCTTACATGCCTACACCCACTCATTCCAAGACAGACGCAAGAAAAAGCGCGTCATGCGCAAAGGTTGGAATGTAAAGATTAGCGCTGCGGCGAAGCTTTCCGGCACCTCTTATAGCAAACTCATGGGAGCGCTCATAAAGGCTGACATCAAGATCGATCGCAAGATCCTCTCGACACTCGCCGAGCATCACCCCAAAGCATTTGAGAAAATCCTCGCGGAGGCAAAGTAA
- the infC gene encoding translation initiation factor IF-3 produces the protein MVPRIRINQAISAPELRVIGATGDNVGIKSRDEALALAHEAGLDLIEISPTAKPPVARIMDWGKYQYQQEKEARKTKKKSHEVEIKGIRVRLGTGSHDLVMKAKQAEKFLKAGHRLQIQLTLRGREKYIDKNFVHDRLTKLLEAITVPHKIAEQPKKGPRGLLMTIEPEHHGKNKQSSIAASASDQKREGAQAPTASKPL, from the coding sequence TTGGTACCACGAATACGCATCAATCAAGCGATTTCCGCCCCTGAGCTCCGAGTCATCGGCGCTACAGGTGATAATGTCGGCATCAAATCGAGAGACGAGGCACTCGCACTTGCACATGAGGCAGGCCTCGACCTTATCGAGATTTCACCTACGGCAAAGCCGCCGGTGGCACGCATTATGGATTGGGGCAAATACCAGTACCAGCAGGAAAAAGAGGCTCGTAAAACAAAAAAGAAGTCGCACGAAGTTGAGATAAAAGGCATCCGCGTGCGCCTCGGCACCGGTTCGCATGACCTCGTCATGAAAGCCAAACAAGCAGAAAAGTTTTTGAAAGCGGGTCACCGCCTTCAAATACAGCTCACCTTACGAGGCCGAGAAAAATATATTGATAAAAATTTTGTCCACGACAGGCTCACCAAGCTTCTTGAGGCGATTACGGTCCCCCACAAGATTGCAGAACAGCCCAAAAAAGGTCCCCGTGGACTCCTTATGACTATAGAACCCGAACATCATGGCAAAAACAAACAAAGCAGTATTGCGGCGAGTGCGAGTGACCAAAAACGGGAAGGTGCTCAAGCGCCGACCGCATCAAAACCACTTTAG
- the polX gene encoding DNA polymerase/3'-5' exonuclease PolX — MNNKDISDTLFAIAEYFTIFNEPFKARAYEKVAETLSSFESDIRELYKNGGCKALEEIPGIGKGIAQTIEEYIKTSRVRELDAMRKKMPVNMEELRSIEGIGPKAIKTLYEKLKVKDVASLKKAALAGKISKLEKFGLKSEQKILKGIEFFESSHGRFLLGEALPIARRIAGDLRKVKGVSRVEIAGSIRRWRETSGDIDILVEATNADAVMSMFVSREDIAHVIAHGETKSSARIKDGIDVDVRVLPKKSFGAALIYFTGSKDHNVLLRSLALKKKLKLNEYGLYRGTKIIAGATEEEVYKALGVFMPPPELREGKDELEKKYGGVVDFTDLCGDFQTQTDWTDGADSLEAMVREAKRLGHEYIAITDHTKSLAMTGGSDEKKLRKQIREIGTLNKKISGITILSGAEVNIMRDGTLDISDEVLSELDIVGAAVHSHFNLSAEEQTERIMRAMSSPHVDILFHPTGRVLKKRDPYAIDIDRIIAHAVSTGTVLEIDAHPWRLDLKDDHIKRAVDAGAMFSIDTDAHSLAELSYLEYGIGQARRAGLPKNRVLNTLALPALQKFLATPKQKRHLL, encoded by the coding sequence ATGAACAATAAGGATATTTCAGATACACTGTTTGCTATCGCCGAGTATTTTACGATATTTAATGAGCCGTTTAAGGCGCGCGCGTATGAAAAAGTGGCAGAGACGCTTTCAAGCTTCGAGAGTGATATTCGCGAACTTTATAAAAATGGCGGATGCAAAGCGCTCGAAGAAATCCCAGGTATCGGCAAGGGAATTGCACAAACAATTGAAGAATATATCAAGACTAGTCGTGTGCGCGAGCTCGACGCTATGCGCAAAAAAATGCCGGTCAATATGGAAGAGCTGCGCAGTATTGAAGGTATCGGCCCCAAGGCAATAAAAACACTTTATGAGAAATTAAAAGTAAAAGATGTAGCAAGCTTAAAGAAGGCAGCGCTCGCAGGCAAGATTAGTAAGCTTGAAAAGTTTGGCCTCAAGTCTGAACAAAAGATTTTAAAAGGCATCGAGTTTTTTGAATCATCACATGGGAGGTTTTTGTTGGGCGAGGCGTTGCCTATCGCACGACGTATCGCGGGTGACTTACGCAAAGTGAAGGGCGTATCGCGCGTGGAGATTGCGGGATCGATCAGGCGATGGCGCGAGACATCAGGTGATATTGATATCTTGGTAGAGGCGACAAATGCTGACGCGGTGATGAGCATGTTTGTATCGCGCGAAGATATTGCGCATGTCATCGCACACGGCGAGACAAAAAGTTCAGCGCGCATAAAGGACGGTATTGATGTCGATGTGCGTGTACTACCCAAAAAATCTTTTGGTGCGGCACTTATTTATTTTACGGGTTCGAAAGATCATAATGTTTTGCTTAGGTCCTTGGCGCTGAAGAAAAAATTGAAACTCAACGAATACGGTTTATATCGTGGTACGAAAATAATCGCGGGAGCTACAGAAGAGGAAGTATACAAAGCGCTCGGTGTCTTTATGCCACCACCCGAACTACGCGAAGGAAAAGATGAGCTCGAAAAAAAATACGGCGGGGTTGTAGATTTTACAGATTTGTGCGGAGATTTTCAAACACAGACTGATTGGACCGATGGTGCCGATTCTTTAGAGGCGATGGTGCGAGAAGCAAAACGATTGGGTCATGAATACATCGCGATCACGGATCACACCAAGAGTCTCGCGATGACGGGCGGATCTGATGAAAAAAAATTGCGTAAACAAATACGAGAGATTGGCACGCTCAATAAAAAAATTTCCGGCATCACGATATTGAGTGGTGCAGAGGTAAATATTATGCGCGATGGCACGCTTGATATTTCTGACGAAGTTTTATCAGAGCTTGATATCGTGGGTGCTGCTGTTCACTCGCATTTTAATTTGTCAGCAGAGGAGCAGACCGAGCGCATCATGCGTGCGATGTCCAGCCCGCATGTCGATATTCTTTTTCATCCGACGGGACGCGTTCTCAAAAAAAGAGATCCATATGCAATTGATATTGATCGCATCATCGCGCATGCAGTCTCAACTGGCACGGTACTCGAGATTGATGCACATCCGTGGCGACTTGATTTGAAAGATGATCATATTAAACGCGCGGTAGATGCGGGCGCGATGTTTAGTATTGATACGGACGCACACTCTCTTGCAGAACTCTCATATTTGGAGTATGGTATAGGACAAGCGCGACGCGCGGGTCTTCCCAAAAATCGTGTTCTCAATACGCTTGCATTGCCAGCGTTACAAAAATTTTTGGCGACCCCAAAACAAAAGCGTCATCTCTTATGA
- a CDS encoding NUDIX domain-containing protein — MTEKKIIVERSAGAIIFRRQGGRVWYVLLQYATRNHWTFPRGRLEEGERPIDAARREIEEETGISRVKFIPGYKETIHFHYQWPPKTEGAEQRLKFITFYLGEVFGRTIKISEEHKSFVWAPFEKAMKIIKHKNSRELLKKAHMKIIRMDVKKPPLVS; from the coding sequence ATGACTGAAAAAAAAATAATAGTAGAGCGATCTGCGGGAGCTATCATATTCCGGCGGCAGGGTGGGCGCGTTTGGTATGTGCTTCTTCAGTATGCGACGCGCAATCATTGGACCTTTCCGCGCGGGCGACTCGAAGAAGGTGAGCGACCCATTGATGCGGCGCGCCGAGAGATCGAAGAGGAGACAGGCATCTCGCGTGTAAAATTTATCCCCGGATACAAAGAAACGATTCACTTTCACTACCAGTGGCCACCCAAAACCGAAGGGGCCGAGCAACGGCTCAAGTTTATCACCTTCTATTTGGGTGAAGTATTTGGCCGCACTATCAAAATATCGGAAGAGCACAAGAGCTTTGTGTGGGCGCCGTTTGAAAAAGCTATGAAAATCATCAAACATAAGAATAGCAGGGAGCTGCTCAAGAAAGCTCATATGAAAATTATTCGCATGGACGTAAAAAAGCCACCTTTGGTATCATAA
- a CDS encoding uracil-DNA glycosylase: MTKKELLADLEQEMIKDTTLPLQEARLVFGEGNEDAEVLFIGEAPGFHEDRLGRPFVGRGGELLTECIGSIGWYREQVYITNIVKRRPPENRDPLSEEIEAYKPYLARQIEIIGPRIIVPLGRFAMNYFLPDAKISRDQGKIFVVGKYKVMPMFHPAAALRGTTVLNQFKETFTKLPMIVSGEVEVIKPEVTQTKKSSEEESSQVSLF, encoded by the coding sequence ATGACCAAAAAAGAATTGCTCGCGGACCTCGAGCAAGAAATGATAAAAGATACTACACTCCCGCTACAGGAAGCTCGCTTGGTTTTTGGTGAGGGCAACGAGGACGCCGAGGTTTTATTTATCGGCGAGGCACCCGGTTTTCACGAAGATCGGCTCGGCCGCCCGTTTGTTGGCAGGGGAGGCGAGCTTCTTACTGAATGTATCGGGAGCATCGGTTGGTACCGAGAACAGGTATATATTACAAACATCGTAAAACGCAGACCACCAGAAAATAGAGATCCATTATCTGAAGAGATCGAGGCATACAAACCATATCTCGCGCGTCAGATTGAAATTATAGGCCCGCGCATTATTGTACCGCTCGGCAGGTTTGCTATGAATTATTTTTTGCCTGACGCGAAAATTTCTCGTGACCAAGGAAAAATATTTGTTGTCGGCAAGTACAAGGTGATGCCCATGTTTCATCCGGCGGCGGCGCTGCGCGGTACGACCGTGCTCAATCAATTTAAAGAAACATTTACAAAACTTCCTATGATCGTATCGGGCGAGGTTGAGGTAATAAAACCAGAAGTTACTCAAACAAAAAAATCTTCCGAAGAAGAATCGTCTCAAGTCTCTCTTTTCTAG
- a CDS encoding four helix bundle protein: MPILQKLKNTYLLWYQYYQALPKLHRHSLGQRIDNLFVESIEAIASASFLAREEKRPYVRLAIRKTDTLKILLMILWETKSLDNKKYTALSVKIDEIGKMLGGWNGQLTKSLEQPQGKQNSLPKAREK; this comes from the coding sequence TTGCCAATTTTACAGAAGCTAAAAAATACATATTTGCTGTGGTATCAATACTACCAAGCGTTACCAAAACTTCACCGACATTCTCTTGGCCAAAGGATCGATAATCTCTTTGTAGAAAGTATCGAAGCGATTGCAAGTGCAAGCTTCCTTGCACGAGAGGAAAAAAGACCCTATGTTCGTCTTGCGATACGCAAAACAGATACGCTCAAGATACTGCTTATGATTTTGTGGGAAACGAAATCTCTTGATAACAAAAAATACACCGCGCTTTCGGTAAAAATAGATGAAATCGGCAAGATGCTCGGAGGATGGAACGGGCAGCTTACAAAATCTCTTGAGCAACCTCAGGGCAAGCAAAACTCCCTACCAAAGGCGAGGGAGAAATGA
- a CDS encoding ZIP family metal transporter: MLLSILVASILESLVSFLAGVAVIYNEKRMKSLVHGVISLAVGVMLGTVFFDILPETFELIEPKAALPWVLGGFLVFFVLEKILFWYHRHENEESIHASAYLVLWGDALHNFIDGVFIAFAFAAGFPTGVIASFAVILHEIPQEASDFTVMLHGGFTKQKALFWNTFVSITTVVGALVGYYVALSHEWIGFLLAVVAGNFLYIAAADLIPELHHKHDSRSSVAQVLLVFVGVFVIVFALTVIPE, translated from the coding sequence ATGCTTCTCTCTATCCTTGTAGCCAGTATTCTTGAGTCTTTAGTGTCATTTCTGGCTGGCGTAGCCGTTATTTATAACGAAAAGCGCATGAAGAGTCTTGTGCATGGCGTCATCAGTCTTGCGGTTGGTGTGATGCTCGGTACGGTCTTTTTCGATATTTTACCCGAGACATTTGAGCTCATAGAGCCGAAAGCGGCGTTACCGTGGGTACTCGGGGGTTTTCTGGTCTTTTTTGTGCTCGAAAAAATTCTTTTTTGGTATCATCGCCATGAAAATGAAGAGAGTATTCATGCATCGGCTTATCTTGTACTGTGGGGCGATGCCTTGCATAACTTTATTGATGGCGTATTTATAGCTTTTGCGTTTGCAGCGGGGTTTCCTACGGGTGTTATCGCCTCGTTTGCGGTTATTTTGCACGAGATCCCACAAGAAGCGAGTGATTTTACCGTTATGCTCCATGGGGGATTCACCAAGCAAAAGGCACTCTTTTGGAATACATTTGTCTCGATAACTACGGTTGTCGGTGCACTCGTGGGCTACTATGTGGCTCTTTCTCACGAATGGATTGGTTTTTTGCTCGCTGTTGTTGCGGGCAACTTTCTATATATAGCGGCCGCCGACCTCATACCCGAGCTTCATCATAAGCACGATTCGCGCTCGTCGGTCGCCCAAGTACTCTTGGTGTTTGTAGGGGTGTTCGTTATAGTCTTTGCTCTTACGGTAATTCCTGAATAA
- a CDS encoding reverse transcriptase domain-containing protein, with the protein MKRQFTHTYNDIISLENLLEAWREFINGKRGRIDVQLFERDLMKNIIALHIDLVGKTYKHSSYYAFNISDPKPRNIHKASVRDRLLHHALYRKLYPFFDRTFIDDSYSCRLGKGTHKAMNRFRSFAQKTSKNYTKTVWVLKCDIRKFFASIDQEALIKVIESYVPDKDIILLISEVVGSFHSTQTGVGLPLGNLTSQLLVNIYMNEFDQFMKHKLKAKYYIRYADDFVIFSQDKKLLESMMLQIQSFLWERLRLQLHPDKVSIRTVASGVDFLGWVYFPDHRVLRTVTKKRMFRNIGISQGKKETVQSYLGTIRHGNSQKLKGKIEGLINKISV; encoded by the coding sequence ATGAAAAGGCAGTTCACTCATACCTATAATGATATCATCTCTCTCGAAAATCTTCTTGAGGCGTGGAGGGAGTTTATCAATGGAAAACGCGGGCGCATTGATGTCCAGTTGTTTGAGCGCGATTTAATGAAAAACATTATCGCGCTTCATATAGATCTTGTAGGTAAGACTTACAAACATTCATCTTACTACGCATTTAACATCTCAGATCCCAAACCAAGAAATATACACAAAGCGAGTGTCCGAGATAGATTACTGCATCATGCGTTATACAGAAAACTATACCCATTTTTCGATAGGACTTTTATAGACGATTCATATTCGTGCAGACTGGGTAAGGGAACGCACAAAGCGATGAATAGATTCCGCTCTTTTGCGCAAAAAACATCAAAAAATTATACCAAAACAGTTTGGGTTCTGAAGTGTGATATACGGAAGTTCTTTGCCTCAATAGATCAAGAGGCTCTCATTAAGGTTATCGAGAGTTATGTGCCAGACAAAGATATTATTTTGCTTATCTCCGAAGTTGTTGGTAGCTTTCACTCAACGCAAACTGGTGTCGGGCTGCCTCTTGGTAATCTCACAAGCCAGCTTCTCGTAAATATTTATATGAACGAGTTTGACCAGTTTATGAAACATAAGCTTAAAGCAAAATATTATATTCGCTACGCCGATGATTTTGTTATTTTTTCTCAAGACAAAAAATTGCTTGAAAGTATGATGTTACAAATTCAAAGTTTTCTTTGGGAGCGGCTACGATTGCAACTCCACCCCGATAAGGTATCGATACGCACGGTGGCCTCCGGCGTTGATTTTCTTGGGTGGGTGTATTTTCCAGATCATCGAGTGTTACGAACGGTTACAAAAAAGAGGATGTTTCGCAACATTGGTATAAGCCAAGGCAAAAAAGAAACGGTACAGTCGTATCTAGGAACGATACGTCATGGCAATAGCCAGAAGCTTAAAGGCAAAATTGAAGGTTTGATAAATAAAATTTCAGTATAA